From a region of the Synchiropus splendidus isolate RoL2022-P1 chromosome 12, RoL_Sspl_1.0, whole genome shotgun sequence genome:
- the fzd3a gene encoding frizzled-3a isoform X1 yields MDFLWALSVSMLAVCVAIPMDAAAGSHSLFTCEPITLRMCQDLPYNSTFMPNALNHYDQQTAALAMEPFHPMVNLQCSPDLRMFLCALYAPVCTEYGRMTLPCRRLCLQAKSDCYKLMDMFGVSWPEEMDCNRFPDCDEPYPRRVDLLSVSEATESPAAVQRDYGFWCPRELKIEPELGYSFMGVRDCSPPCPNMYFTREELSFARYFIGVVSIVCLSATLFTFLTFLIDVSRFRYPERPIIFYAVCYMMVSLVFFLGFLLEDRVSCNAAAPGRFRASTVTQGSHNKACTLLFMVLYFFTMAGSVWWVILTITWFLAAVPKWGSEAIEKKALLFHACAWGIPGVLTVALLAMNKIEGDGVSGVCFVGLYNLSALRWFLLAPLGVDVVVGVALLLAGIAALNRVRMEIPLEKENQEKLVKFMIRIGVFSVLYLVPLLTVLACYLYESSHRPTWETTWVQERCRDYHIPCPYQVESTSRPDLALFLIKYLMMLVVGIPSVFWVGSKKTCFEWASFFHGKRRKEALTLSPTGCSPPPPLLHRASTFPLSLPSLLQLTLPPFSSPSLPPSSSPRSGMVNESRQVLQEPDFAQLLLRDPNTPIVRKSRGTSTQGTSTHASSTHLAMLDEPPSGSTSRAGSVRSGRSKASSYHGSLQRSRDGRYTASSFRPVDDLLPYGSLPRLKDPSETRHCSTGRLDSLSRHSSTQRLDSQSRHSSIRDLSSTAQAVLAAPGNGIHRVMEEDAA; encoded by the exons ATGGATTTCCTCTGGGCGCTGTCGGTGTCCATGCTGGCCGTGTGCGTCGCCATTCCCATGGATGCGGCGGCGGGCAGCCACAGCCTGTTCACCTGTGAGCCCATAACGCTGCGCATGTGTCAGGATCTGCCGTACAACTCCACCTTCATGCCCAATGCGTTGAACCACTACgaccagcagacagcagctctggCTATGGAG CCCTTCCACCCCATGGTCAACCTGCAGTGCTCGCCGGACCTGCGCATGTTCCTGTGCGCGCTCTACGCCCCCGTCTGCACCGAGTACGGCCGCATGACGCTGCCGTGCCGCCGCCTCTGCCTGCAGGCCAAGAGCGACTGCTACAAACTCATGGACATGTTCGGGGTCAGCTGGCCCGAGGAGATGGACTGCAACAG GTTCCCTGACTGTGACGAGCCCTACCCTCGACGTGTCGACCTGCTCTCCGTCTCGGAAGCCACCGAGTCCCCGGCCGCCGTCCAACGGGACTACGGCTTCTGGTGCCCGCGGGAGCTGAAGATCGAGCCGGAACTGGGCTACTCCTTCATGGGCGTGCGCGACTGCTCGCCTCCATGCCCCAACATGTACTTCACCCGCGAGGAGCTGAGCTTCGCCCGCTACTTCATCGGCGTGGTCTCCATCGTCTGCCTCTCGGCCAcgctcttcaccttcctcaccttcCTCATCGACGTGTCCCGCTTCCGCTACCCCGAGCGGCCCATCATCTTCTACGCTGTCTGCTACATGATGGTGTCGCTGGTCTTCTTCCTGGGCTTCCTGCTGGAGGACAGAGTCTCGTGCAACGCTGCCGCTCCTGGCAGGTTCCGAGCTTCGACTGTGACTCAGGGCTCCCACAACAAG GCCTGCACCCTCCTCTTCATGGTGCTCTACTTCTTCACCATGGCCGGCAGCGTCTGGTGGGTCATCCTGACCATCACCTGGTTCCTGGCCGCCGTCCCCAAGTGGGGCAGCGAGGCCATCGAGAAGAAGGCGCTGCTGTTCCACGCCTGCGCCTGGGGGATCCCCGGGGTGCTCACGGTCGCGCTGCTGGCCATGAACAAGATCGAAGGCGACGGCGTCAGCGGCGTGTGCTTCGTGGGCCTGTACAACCTGTCGGCACTGCGCTGGTTCCTGCTGGCGCCGCTGGGCGTCGACGTGGTG GTGGGGGTGGCGCTGCTGCTGGCAGGGATCGCGGCGCTGAACCGGGTCCGCATGGAGATCCCTCTGGAGAAGGAGAACCAGGAGAAGCTGGTCAAGTTCATGATCCGCATCGGGGTCTTCTCCGTGCTCTACCTGGTGCCGCTGCTGACCGTGCTGGCCTGCTACCTGTACGAGAGCAGCCACCGGCCCACCTGGGAGACCACCTGGGTGCAGGAGCGGTGCCGGGACTACCACATCCCCTGCCCCTACCAG GTGGAGAGCACCAGTCGCCCGGACCTGGCCCTGTTTCTGATCAAGTACCTGATGATGCTGGTCGTCGGAATCCCCTCAGTCTTCTGGGTCGGCAGCAAGAAGACCTGTTTCGAGTGGGCCAGCTTCTTCCACGGCAAAAGACGCAAAGA AGCGCTAACCCTGTCTCCCACTGGCTGTtcccccccacctcccctccTCCACCGGGCCTCCACCTTCCCCCTCTCCCTGCCCTCCCTCCTCCAACTGACCCTGCCTcccttctcctccccctccctccccccgtcGTCCTCCCCCCGCAGCGGGATGGTCAACGAGAGCCGCCAGGTCCTCCAGGAGCCGGACTTCgcccagctgctgctgcgggaCCCCAACACGCCCATCGTCCGCAAGTCCCGGGGCACCTCCACCCAGGGCACCTCCACCCACGCTTCCTCCACCCACCTGGCCATGCTGGATGAGCCGcccagcggcagcaccagccgGGCCGGCTCGGTCCGCAGCGGCCGGTCCAAGGCCAGCAGCTACCACGGCAGCCTGCAGCGCTCCAGAGACGGGCG ATACACAGCGTCCAGCTTCCGCCCAGTCGATGACCTGCTCCCTTACGGCAGCCTCCCACGTCTCAAAGACCCGTCGGAGACGCGCCACTGCAGCACGGGTCGGCTGGACTCTCTGTCCCGCCACAGTTCCACACAGAGGCTGGACAGCCAGTCGCGGCACAGCAGCATCCGAGACCTCAGCTCCACCGCCCAGGCGGTGCTGGCCGCACCCGGCAACGGCATCCACCgcgtgatggaggaggacgccGCCTGA
- the fbxo16 gene encoding F-box only protein 16 — protein sequence MPLATKASPNCAKMQTKLSAWTPLNHPASNNKIFEERRSLVSKWFDRWSDRQRRLVLQDFLLRCSQQQLRFLSLNVTRQLPLQAADFTCTLPRALSLYVFSFLDPRSLSRCAQVSWHWRGFVELDQLWRPKCLKVGWGVDFSPSQLEHGAWKRLYVQRVLELRLNTKPKGWQQQKHQDHHVATVTTRGAGDVNKEDPPSSNRSASAAAGKKLKQPPPWRGSDPRPKDIFRNNYLDNLDPLQQGQLKSRVSGTTVTPGEQRKNSVTEKYYKLRKAKSLMFLTSNPRQPHSPLARGDDKAVVEEKTPQEDAGIRPGPVRPAVPKLSTAALRAAQRSHRSIPSSPLFQPWFRLAPHPQVERKEL from the exons ATGCCACTTGCGACCAAAGCTTCTCCAAACTGCGCTAAGATGCAAACAAAACTGAGCGCGTGGACTCCGCTGAACCATCCAGCCTCCAACAACAAG ATTTTTGAAGAAAGGCGGAGTCTGGTGTCAAAGTGG TTTGACAGGTGGTCGGACAGACAGAGGAGGCTGGTGCTGCAGGATTTTCTGCTGAGGTgttcacagcagcagctgcgctTCCTGAGTCTGAACGTGACTCGACAGCTCCCTCTGCAGGCTGCGGACTTCACCTGCACGCTGCCCAGGGCGCTCAGCCTCTACGTGTTCTCTTTTCTGGACCCGAGGAGCCTCAGCAGATGCGCTCAG GTGAGCTGGCACTGGCGGGGCTTCGTGGAACTGGACCAGCTGTGGAGACCCAAGTGTCTGAAAGTGGGCTGGGGCGTCGACTTCTCCCCCTCGCAGTTGGAACACGGAGCCTGGAAGAGACTTTACGTCCAACGGGTTCTGGAGCTGCGACTCAACACTAAACCG AAAGgctggcagcagcagaagcatcaAGACCATCACGTGGCGACCGTCACCACCAGGGGAGCAGGCGACGTCAACAAGGAAGATCCTCCCTCCTCCAACCGCTCAGCgtcagctgcagctggaaaGAAGCTAAAGCAGCCCCCACCTTGGAGAGGTTCTGACCCGAGACCCAAAGACATATTCCGCAACAACTACCTTGACAATCTGGACCCACTGCAGCAAGG GCAATTGAAAAGCAGAGTTTCCGGGACAACAGTGACCCCTGGCGAGCAGAGGAAGAACAGCGTGACAGAAAAATATTACAAATTGCGAAAAGCCAAATCGCTG ATGTTCCTCACCTCAAACCCCAGACAGCCGCACTCTCCTCTAGCAAGAGGTGATGACAAAGCCGTGGTTGAGGAGAAGACGCCTCAGGAAGACGCTGGGATCCGACCAGGCCCAGTGAGGCCCGCGGTACCAAAACTGAGCACGGCGGCACTGAGAGCAGCCCAGCGTTCACACAGGAGCATCCCCA GTTCTCCACTGTTCCAGCCGTGGTTCCGACTGGCGCCACACCCCCAGGTCGAGAGAAAAGAGTTATGA
- the fzd3a gene encoding frizzled-3a isoform X2, which produces MDFLWALSVSMLAVCVAIPMDAAAGSHSLFTCEPITLRMCQDLPYNSTFMPNALNHYDQQTAALAMEPFHPMVNLQCSPDLRMFLCALYAPVCTEYGRMTLPCRRLCLQAKSDCYKLMDMFGVSWPEEMDCNRFPDCDEPYPRRVDLLSVSEATESPAAVQRDYGFWCPRELKIEPELGYSFMGVRDCSPPCPNMYFTREELSFARYFIGVVSIVCLSATLFTFLTFLIDVSRFRYPERPIIFYAVCYMMVSLVFFLGFLLEDRVSCNAAAPGRFRASTVTQGSHNKACTLLFMVLYFFTMAGSVWWVILTITWFLAAVPKWGSEAIEKKALLFHACAWGIPGVLTVALLAMNKIEGDGVSGVCFVGLYNLSALRWFLLAPLGVDVVVGVALLLAGIAALNRVRMEIPLEKENQEKLVKFMIRIGVFSVLYLVPLLTVLACYLYESSHRPTWETTWVQERCRDYHIPCPYQVESTSRPDLALFLIKYLMMLVVGIPSVFWVGSKKTCFEWASFFHGKRRKDGMVNESRQVLQEPDFAQLLLRDPNTPIVRKSRGTSTQGTSTHASSTHLAMLDEPPSGSTSRAGSVRSGRSKASSYHGSLQRSRDGRYTASSFRPVDDLLPYGSLPRLKDPSETRHCSTGRLDSLSRHSSTQRLDSQSRHSSIRDLSSTAQAVLAAPGNGIHRVMEEDAA; this is translated from the exons ATGGATTTCCTCTGGGCGCTGTCGGTGTCCATGCTGGCCGTGTGCGTCGCCATTCCCATGGATGCGGCGGCGGGCAGCCACAGCCTGTTCACCTGTGAGCCCATAACGCTGCGCATGTGTCAGGATCTGCCGTACAACTCCACCTTCATGCCCAATGCGTTGAACCACTACgaccagcagacagcagctctggCTATGGAG CCCTTCCACCCCATGGTCAACCTGCAGTGCTCGCCGGACCTGCGCATGTTCCTGTGCGCGCTCTACGCCCCCGTCTGCACCGAGTACGGCCGCATGACGCTGCCGTGCCGCCGCCTCTGCCTGCAGGCCAAGAGCGACTGCTACAAACTCATGGACATGTTCGGGGTCAGCTGGCCCGAGGAGATGGACTGCAACAG GTTCCCTGACTGTGACGAGCCCTACCCTCGACGTGTCGACCTGCTCTCCGTCTCGGAAGCCACCGAGTCCCCGGCCGCCGTCCAACGGGACTACGGCTTCTGGTGCCCGCGGGAGCTGAAGATCGAGCCGGAACTGGGCTACTCCTTCATGGGCGTGCGCGACTGCTCGCCTCCATGCCCCAACATGTACTTCACCCGCGAGGAGCTGAGCTTCGCCCGCTACTTCATCGGCGTGGTCTCCATCGTCTGCCTCTCGGCCAcgctcttcaccttcctcaccttcCTCATCGACGTGTCCCGCTTCCGCTACCCCGAGCGGCCCATCATCTTCTACGCTGTCTGCTACATGATGGTGTCGCTGGTCTTCTTCCTGGGCTTCCTGCTGGAGGACAGAGTCTCGTGCAACGCTGCCGCTCCTGGCAGGTTCCGAGCTTCGACTGTGACTCAGGGCTCCCACAACAAG GCCTGCACCCTCCTCTTCATGGTGCTCTACTTCTTCACCATGGCCGGCAGCGTCTGGTGGGTCATCCTGACCATCACCTGGTTCCTGGCCGCCGTCCCCAAGTGGGGCAGCGAGGCCATCGAGAAGAAGGCGCTGCTGTTCCACGCCTGCGCCTGGGGGATCCCCGGGGTGCTCACGGTCGCGCTGCTGGCCATGAACAAGATCGAAGGCGACGGCGTCAGCGGCGTGTGCTTCGTGGGCCTGTACAACCTGTCGGCACTGCGCTGGTTCCTGCTGGCGCCGCTGGGCGTCGACGTGGTG GTGGGGGTGGCGCTGCTGCTGGCAGGGATCGCGGCGCTGAACCGGGTCCGCATGGAGATCCCTCTGGAGAAGGAGAACCAGGAGAAGCTGGTCAAGTTCATGATCCGCATCGGGGTCTTCTCCGTGCTCTACCTGGTGCCGCTGCTGACCGTGCTGGCCTGCTACCTGTACGAGAGCAGCCACCGGCCCACCTGGGAGACCACCTGGGTGCAGGAGCGGTGCCGGGACTACCACATCCCCTGCCCCTACCAG GTGGAGAGCACCAGTCGCCCGGACCTGGCCCTGTTTCTGATCAAGTACCTGATGATGCTGGTCGTCGGAATCCCCTCAGTCTTCTGGGTCGGCAGCAAGAAGACCTGTTTCGAGTGGGCCAGCTTCTTCCACGGCAAAAGACGCAAAGA CGGGATGGTCAACGAGAGCCGCCAGGTCCTCCAGGAGCCGGACTTCgcccagctgctgctgcgggaCCCCAACACGCCCATCGTCCGCAAGTCCCGGGGCACCTCCACCCAGGGCACCTCCACCCACGCTTCCTCCACCCACCTGGCCATGCTGGATGAGCCGcccagcggcagcaccagccgGGCCGGCTCGGTCCGCAGCGGCCGGTCCAAGGCCAGCAGCTACCACGGCAGCCTGCAGCGCTCCAGAGACGGGCG ATACACAGCGTCCAGCTTCCGCCCAGTCGATGACCTGCTCCCTTACGGCAGCCTCCCACGTCTCAAAGACCCGTCGGAGACGCGCCACTGCAGCACGGGTCGGCTGGACTCTCTGTCCCGCCACAGTTCCACACAGAGGCTGGACAGCCAGTCGCGGCACAGCAGCATCCGAGACCTCAGCTCCACCGCCCAGGCGGTGCTGGCCGCACCCGGCAACGGCATCCACCgcgtgatggaggaggacgccGCCTGA
- the fam49a gene encoding CYFIP-related Rac1 interactor A isoform X1, whose translation MGNLLKVLTCTELEQGPNFFLDFENAQPTEGEREVWNQVNSVLQDSENILSGLQAYKGAGQEIRDAIQNPSDLLLQERAWNSVCPLVIKLKKFYSFSLRLEEALRSLLETLTCPPYAPTQHLEKEQALAKQFAEILHFTLRFDELKMRIPAIQNDFSYYRRTISRNRINNMNLDIENEVNNEMANRMSLFYAEATPMLKTLSTATTNFVTENKTLPLENTTDCLSTMASVCKVMLETPEYSSRFSSEDTLLFCMRVMVGVIILYDHVHPNGAFNKSSKIDMKGCIKVLKDQPADNVEGLLNALKFTTKHLNDESTPKNIRTMLQ comes from the exons ATGGGGAATCTCTTAAAAGTGCTCACTTGCACTGAGCTTGAGCAGGGGCCAAACTTTTTCCTTGACTTTGAAA aTGCACAACCAACGGAAGGAGAGCGTGAGGTGTGGAACCAGGTGAACTCAGTCCTTCAGGACTCGGAGAACATCCTCTCTGGTCTGCAGGCGTACAAAGGTGCCGGTCAGGAGATAAGAGAT GCGATTCAGAACCCCAGcgatctgctgctgcaggagcgagCCTGGAACTCCGTCTGCCCGCTCGTCATCAAGCTCAAGAAGTTCTACAGTTTCTCCCTCAGACTCG AGGAGGCTCTTCGGAGTCTGTTGGAAACCCTGACGTGTCCGCCGTATGCGCCAACTCAGCacctggagaaggagcaggCTCTGGCCAAACAGTTTGCCGAAATCCTCCATTTCACGCTACGATTCGATGAGCTCAAG ATGAGAATCCCTGCGATCCAGAACGACTTCAGCTACTACAGAAGGACCATCAGTCGAAACCGGATAAACAACATGAAT TTGGATATCGAAAACGAAGTCAACAACGAGATGGCCAACAGGATGTCTCTGTTCTACGCTGAGGCCACGCCCATGCTGAAGACGCTCAGCACCGCCACCACCAACTTTGTGACAGAG AACAAAACCCTTCCACTGGAGAACACGACAGACTGTCTGAGCACCATGGCGAGTGTCTGCAAAGTCATGCTGGAGACACC GGAATACTCAAGTCGCTTCAGCAGCGAGGACACACTCCTGTTCTGCATGAGAGTGATGGTTGGAGTCATCATTCTCTATGACCACGTACACCCCAACGGTGCCTTCAACAAGTCCTCCAAGATCGAT ATGAAAGGCTGCATCAAAGTGCTGAAGGACCAGCCGGCTGATAACGTCGAGGGACTGCTCAACGCTCTTAA GTTCACCACCAAGCATCTGAACGACGAGTCCACTCCGAAAAACATCAGGACGATGCTCCAGTAA
- the fam49a gene encoding CYFIP-related Rac1 interactor A isoform X2 translates to MGNLLKVLTREIENYPHFFLDFENAQPTEGEREVWNQVNSVLQDSENILSGLQAYKGAGQEIRDAIQNPSDLLLQERAWNSVCPLVIKLKKFYSFSLRLEEALRSLLETLTCPPYAPTQHLEKEQALAKQFAEILHFTLRFDELKMRIPAIQNDFSYYRRTISRNRINNMNLDIENEVNNEMANRMSLFYAEATPMLKTLSTATTNFVTENKTLPLENTTDCLSTMASVCKVMLETPEYSSRFSSEDTLLFCMRVMVGVIILYDHVHPNGAFNKSSKIDMKGCIKVLKDQPADNVEGLLNALKFTTKHLNDESTPKNIRTMLQ, encoded by the exons ATGGGTAACCTGCTAAAAGTCCTAACAAGGGAAATAGAGAACTATCCACACTTTTTCCTGGACTTTGAAA aTGCACAACCAACGGAAGGAGAGCGTGAGGTGTGGAACCAGGTGAACTCAGTCCTTCAGGACTCGGAGAACATCCTCTCTGGTCTGCAGGCGTACAAAGGTGCCGGTCAGGAGATAAGAGAT GCGATTCAGAACCCCAGcgatctgctgctgcaggagcgagCCTGGAACTCCGTCTGCCCGCTCGTCATCAAGCTCAAGAAGTTCTACAGTTTCTCCCTCAGACTCG AGGAGGCTCTTCGGAGTCTGTTGGAAACCCTGACGTGTCCGCCGTATGCGCCAACTCAGCacctggagaaggagcaggCTCTGGCCAAACAGTTTGCCGAAATCCTCCATTTCACGCTACGATTCGATGAGCTCAAG ATGAGAATCCCTGCGATCCAGAACGACTTCAGCTACTACAGAAGGACCATCAGTCGAAACCGGATAAACAACATGAAT TTGGATATCGAAAACGAAGTCAACAACGAGATGGCCAACAGGATGTCTCTGTTCTACGCTGAGGCCACGCCCATGCTGAAGACGCTCAGCACCGCCACCACCAACTTTGTGACAGAG AACAAAACCCTTCCACTGGAGAACACGACAGACTGTCTGAGCACCATGGCGAGTGTCTGCAAAGTCATGCTGGAGACACC GGAATACTCAAGTCGCTTCAGCAGCGAGGACACACTCCTGTTCTGCATGAGAGTGATGGTTGGAGTCATCATTCTCTATGACCACGTACACCCCAACGGTGCCTTCAACAAGTCCTCCAAGATCGAT ATGAAAGGCTGCATCAAAGTGCTGAAGGACCAGCCGGCTGATAACGTCGAGGGACTGCTCAACGCTCTTAA GTTCACCACCAAGCATCTGAACGACGAGTCCACTCCGAAAAACATCAGGACGATGCTCCAGTAA